The nucleotide window AATAAAGGAATTAGCACAGTCAACTGAGCACTATGCACGATTATTTCACGCACTGGAAAAACATCCTCACAGGGTACTGATAACGATACTGATCGCTAATAGTTTTGCCGATGTAACCAGTGCAGCCTTGGCAACACACATCATGGAAACAATCTTTGCACACTTTGATTTATCAAGTAGGCTTGGTTTTTCTGCCGGTATTGCAATTGCCACCATTGCCATATTGGTCTTTGGGGAAATATTGCCAAAAAATATCGCAAAAAACCGAAGCGATCGATTATTTCGATCTACATTATGGTTAATCAATACTGTTTATTTGTTATTCCGGCCACTTGTTTCTCTTTTATTACAATTTTCAGATTTTGTTATGGCAAAAACTGGAAGCAAACGCCGAATGGAAAGCACTAGCGAATGGGTATCTTCTGAAAGAGAAATTCGCTTTTTAATTGAGCATGTTTCGAAACGTGGTATCATGGAACAAGAAAAAACACAAATGTTACAAAATATTTTTGAGCTTGGTGACACACCAATTAAAGAAATAATGGTTCCTGCCACAGATATTGTCTCTGTGAATGCACATAGTACAATTAATGATATTAGATATATGTTCATTAAGCACTATTTTACTCGTCTACCTGTATACAAAAATACTATCGATAATATTATTGGAATGGTCTACCTTAAAGATATATTTGCTTTACAAGCCACACAAGAAACTAAACCACTCAAGGATATTATTCGTCCCATTTTATTTGTGCCAGAAACTATGAAGGTTAACCAGCTATTGCGTGAATTTCGCCAACAGCACCTGCATCTAGCTATTGTACTTAATGAACATGGCAGCATAACAGGATTAATTACGCTAGAAGATGTGTTAGAAGAAATTGTTGGTGAAATTAGCGACGAGCATGAACCTACAGACAAAAAGATTATTCAGCTTAAGCAAGGTGGTTGGCTTGTTGATGCGAGCATTCCACTTGAAGACTTAGAAACCCTTCTAAGTATCACGTTTGAAACAGAGGATTCCACAACGCTAGGCGGATTTCTTACCGAACAATTACAACATGTTCCTAAAAAAGGTGAACGGATTTTGTACAAACATTTTTATCTACAGGTACAAAAAGCAAGTCAAAAACGTGTTTTTCAAGTTCTTATTTTTGAAAACAAAAACGGCACTTATGATGAAGATATAGAAAATTTTGAAAAATAAAATAATACCTGTTGCACATATACATTTAAACCGCTAGTCTTTATTTGTTGCTCCAATGCGACCATTTTTTATACGCTTAGTGACAGATTTTACGTATATTTTTATCTACAAAAAGGGAGCCGCCATGAAATATATCGCATTATTTTACCTTCTTGTCACGTTATTATCTTCTAACATGGTATGTGCGCAATCGATGGATATAGTTGAACAAAAAACTATAGATCTATCATCAAATGATAGTTCGAAAAAAAGAGTGTGTCATCAATGTATGAAAACAAAGTGTCACTGTAAAAGAGCAGTTTATAACGAACGTCATGATAACCATGAACACATTCATGAAGAAAAAGGTATAGAAAATTGCTGTGACCAATGTAACGACAAAATAGACATTGTTGATGAGTTACAAAGTAAATGCAGTTGTAACCAGCAAGAAAAAGATGACGATAAAAACAAGGGCTGTTGCGTATGTGACAAACAAAAATGTGATTGCTCCGAACATGCAAATCAACCAAAAAGCAACGAACAAGATAATACAAAATGCGATAATTGCCCGGAAGGGGATCCAATAGAAGAAACAACGCAGCTTGTTTTACAAGCAGCTCCCTCAGTACTCAATAGTTTTATCAAAATCGTCCAAGACCCTGACAACAAAGAGAATGTTACTCAAAACATCACTAATATTGTTGCCAATATTGCCACAATCGCCGCCAACGCATTTAAGGGTAAAGAAAAAGAAATACTAGAAAAACGACTAAGGCAGCAACTCGAAAGAATTGTTGTTGTACAGATATTAAAATTAAGAAAGTCTCTTTAAGAGTAAGTATATTATCTAGTCAATGGCTCCTCCCCGTCTTGGAAACCTCTTTTCATT belongs to Candidatus Dependentiae bacterium and includes:
- a CDS encoding HlyC/CorC family transporter, producing MEIVPINTLLVPALLFLIALCARAVFAFLETSITALRLFKIKELAQSTEHYARLFHALEKHPHRVLITILIANSFADVTSAALATHIMETIFAHFDLSSRLGFSAGIAIATIAILVFGEILPKNIAKNRSDRLFRSTLWLINTVYLLFRPLVSLLLQFSDFVMAKTGSKRRMESTSEWVSSEREIRFLIEHVSKRGIMEQEKTQMLQNIFELGDTPIKEIMVPATDIVSVNAHSTINDIRYMFIKHYFTRLPVYKNTIDNIIGMVYLKDIFALQATQETKPLKDIIRPILFVPETMKVNQLLREFRQQHLHLAIVLNEHGSITGLITLEDVLEEIVGEISDEHEPTDKKIIQLKQGGWLVDASIPLEDLETLLSITFETEDSTTLGGFLTEQLQHVPKKGERILYKHFYLQVQKASQKRVFQVLIFENKNGTYDEDIENFEK